From the genome of Corallococcus macrosporus DSM 14697:
AACCAGTGCGCCAGGCTGATGCAGTCGGTGATTGCCGGGCCGGTGTTGCGCATCTGAGGCAAGGGGCCCGAGCGCCCGTTAGAGTGCGCCCGTCATGAGCGCCTCGACGACATCGCCCTCCGCCGTGGGGCCACGCTGGCTGTATCTGCACGGCTTCGCCTCGGGTCCGGATTCGAAGAAGGGCGTGGCCGTGGCCCGGCACTACGCCGAGCAGGGCATCGCGGTGGAGCGGCTGAACCTGCGCGTCCCGTCCCTGGAGCAGCTCCGGCTGAGCGCCATGCTGGACACGGTGCTGGCGGCGATGGGCGGCCCCGAGGAGCGGGTGGTGCTGCTGGGCTCCAGCCTGGGGGGACTCACGGCGGCCCGGGTGGCGGAGCAGGACGCCCGCGTGTGCGCGCTGGTGCTGCTGGCGCCCGCCTTCCGCGTCGTCCCGCAGCTCCGCAGGCGGATGGGGGACGCGGCGTGGCGACACTGGGAGACGTCGGGCTGGATTGAGACGGACGACTTCGTGACCCAGCGCAAGGTGCGCATCCACTCGGGCTTCATCGCCGACGCGGAGGGGGTGGACGCGCGCACGGGGGGCTGGCCCGACGTGCGGGTGCCGACGCTCATCATCCACGGCCGGCAGGATGACACCTGCGACGTGCGCACCTCGCGCCAGTGGGCGGAGGGCAAGCGCCACGTCCGGATGGTGGAGGTGGACGATGGCCACGAGCTCACGGCGTCACTGCCGACGATTCTGGAGGAGACCGAGGTGTTCCTCCAGCCCTGGGGCGCCCGGGCCGCGCGCGCTCAGAGTTCGATGCCGTAGGCGGCGGCCATCTGCCGGGCGAATTGCATGACGCTGTACGGCGTGTCTCGGCCCAGCGTCACCTGGGTGCGCCGCCCGTCCACCTGCCACGACAGGGTCGTCACCTGCTCGTCATGCGCGGGGGGCCGTGCGGCCTGACGGCCGTTGTCGCTCACCCTCAGCCGGCGCGCCGCGATGAGCAGCGTGGTGAGCCGATGGGCGTCGGTCCCTCGCACGGTCCGCGAGAACATGAAGCGCCCATCCGCGTGGACCTCGAGCCAGAAGTCCCGCGTGCCGGGCATGCCGGGTGTCTTCTGGAGCGTGAGCACGATGTCCTTCGCGGAGAACCGCTCCGGCCGTTCGGGGTGGCTGAGCCCGGAGAGCCCTTCGTTCAACCGCGGTTGAATCAGCGGTGAGTGGCGCAGGAAGTCCTGGAGCGAGCCTTCGACCACGTCGGTGCAGTCCCGCCGCGTCCAGCCGTCGGCGCGCTCGAGGTGATAGAAGACGTTGTCGACGTACCACTGCGTGTCACCGTTCCAGACGACGAGGACGCTCGTGGGCTGGGTCTCCGGCTCGATGAGCGTGGAGAAGAAGCGCCGCTCCTCCGCTGGAGAGCGGAGGTAGCCGGTCAGGTCACGAGGGAGCAGCTCACGGAGCTTGGACGCCCCCACCGCCTGCGCCTTGAAGTACGCGGCCAGCGTGGTCGAGGGCTTCTGCTCGCGGAAGTAGGGCAGGAAGACGAGCTCCAGGGCCAGCGGGTCCACGCCCGCGGGGGGCACGAGCTCGCACCGCTCGATGAATGGCCGGTAGTCCTCCCGCCCCATGCCGTAGCGCTTCCCGTCCGCGCCGATGTGGACGTCGCTCCCCGCCTTCGGGTCGCCACGATCGACTGCGCGGTAGAGTTCGAAGCGTACGGCGGGCACGGGTGGGGACACGGGAGCACCTTTCTTGGGAACCACGGGCGCGGCGCCCAGCAGCGGGCAGACCAGGAGGAGGACGACCACGAGTTGGAGTCGCGTCATGACTCACAGTGAACCATAGCCGTGAATTCCAGGGACAGGCTTCTTGAGGTAGGCGCCCCCTCGCCTCCAGCGCCGAGTCCGCCTGTGGGCGCGTCTGCCTTGGCGAGGCGTTGGACGGCAGGTTCGCCGCCGCGTCCGCCGTCGTCACGGCTCATCAAGTGCGTCGAGCTGAACCTGGGCCAGCTCGCGGTAACTGTTCAGGGGGATGGGCGGTTGAAGAAGGAGCAGGCCAGCAGCCGGCGGGGGGCTTGTCGCTCGCAGACGCGGCGGGGGACATGGGACATGGCCTGTCGTGGCAGAGGTCGCCCCCAAGGATGCGCGCATCGCGGAGCTCGAGCGTCAAGTCGAGGAGCTGACTCGACTGGTGCAGGAGCTGCGGGAGCAGTTGCGTCGCAACTCGGGCAATTCAAATCGGCCGCCATCGAGCGACACGCCGGGGCAGAAGGCCGAGCGGCGCAGGCCGAGCGGGAGTGGGAAGAAGCGCGGTGGTCAGCCTGGACACGAAGGGCTGACACGCGCGCTGGTTGCCGAGGAGAAGGTGAGCGAGTTCAAGCACCTCTTCCCGTCCGCATGTGAGCATCGCTGGGCCCCCTCTCAACCGAAGGCGGCTCGCGGGAGCGTCACGACCCGTCGGTGGAGCTACCGCCGCTCAAGGCCGGAGAAGAATGTGCTCGAATTCCTGACGGCCTGCTGCACCGCCGCACGGACGGGGGCGCCCCCACCCTCGCTCTTCGCCGCGGCCTGAGCGCTACGCGGCCTTCTTTCCCATTGGGAAGTAGCGCGTCGCGTTTCGCTCGCCGGCGCTGCGCACACGGCCCTCCCTCTTCAAGCGCATCATCGGCCGGTGCAGCGCCCGAGACTTCTCGCCCATGCGAGCGGCAAGGACAGCCATCGTCTCGCCGGGGCACGCATGCACCGCTCCGTGTAGCCGCTCCGCGAGGTCGGCGACCGCACTCGAAGACCGCCGGCCTCCCGTCCTTCTGCGCTGCGTTGCGACGCTTGGCGATTGCTTCCAGCTTCGCTGGGGTTCTCCTGTGCATCCACCACGGGCTGCACACGCCGACGACGGCCTCCCCCCTGAACGGTTACGGTATGTCCGGGAGTGGAGACTGCGGGGCAGACTGGCTCACGCCATCGACCTGTCCGCGCGCGTCATCAACCAAGGCGTGGGATTGCCTACAGGGAGCGCCATCGTTAGGCTGACTGGCACTTCCTGCGTGTTCGCAGCCGGTCTCGCCAGCCGGACCCAACTCGGCGTCTGAATTGACCTCGCTTCCCAGTCTGGTGTGGTCCTCGCGCGAGAGCATCCGCGCGCAGTTGATTTCCCTCCTGAACGCGACGCCGCCCGAGAGCCTCGACACGCGGCGGCGCATCGTCTGGATGCTCGGCAGCTTCGGCGGCGTCGAGCAACTCCCGCTCTTCCGCGAGCTCCTGCTCAATCCGAACGAGGACTTCTACCTCCGGGACCTCGCGCTGCGCGCTGGAGCGAAACACGGCCTCGAACTCTCGGAACAGGAGTTCCTCCATCTCGACGCGGAGTCACGCGACCGCAGCGGCCCGGCCTTCGTCGTCCTCCAGTTGCTCTCCTTCGCACGGCTCGCGTCCTTTGGCCCCGCCATGGAGGAGGCCCTCCTTCGACTCTCTCCCGGGCTCCGCGCCTACCTGCTCGTCGCGCAACGTCGAAATCCCAGCGCGCCACAGTCCCCGAAGCGCTCCCGGCCGACAGGCGCACCCGTATCCCGGCTCAACCGAGGCTCCACGCTTCTCCCCATCCTCTCCCGGAGTGTCGTCAATCAGCCGCCCGCCTTCCCGGAGTGGCTCTTCGCGCGCTGGTACCACGCTGACCGTCACCTCCTCCAAGAGGAGCAGGTGGACTCCTGCCAACGGCTCAACCTCTGCGTCGCGCTCGCATGGAGGGAGCGGCCTGAAGTCTGGCCGCTCTTCACGGAGTGGGCCGCCGAGGCCCCTGATTGGGATGAGCTGCGCGTGGACTGGGGCGTCTCCCGTGATGAGCTGGCTCGAATCACACGCACCGCCCCGGGGCTCCATCAGCGCGCCGCGGAGGCCCTGTCGCTCCCCCTGCCCGACTTGATTGCACATTGGGGCGAGGAGCCCCTGCTGCTCCGCATCGAGCGAGCCCTACGCACGGAGAGCATGGCCTCCAGGGTGCCCTGCCTCGTGGTGAAGCACCCGCATGCATACGCCTGGGCCAGGGACCTGCTGTTCGATTGGGACGTGGCTCAGCGCCGAGTGCTGTACCCCTTCCTCTGCGATGCCGTCATGGCCTCGGAGGTCCGGAGCGACTTGCTCGAGCACCTGTCGGACCATGACCGCTCCGCCGCCGTCCGCTGGGCGCTCGCCGCGGGGCGCTATCCCGGAAACACGGCACCCATCAACACGGTCCTCCGGCATGTCGTGGCTCATACGCCGACCGCGGAGGACCGCCCCCTGCTCCTCTCGGCGCTTCACGGCGCGAACGAGCAGATGCGCGGACTCGCGGTCTCCGGTCTGGTCGCGCTCGGCGAATCCGGCCCGGCCTGGACGGACACGCTCCGCGCCCTGGTCCACGAGTCCTCTCCCGACATCCGCATCCCCGCCGCCGCGGGGCTGGTCCAGCAAGGCCAGCGCGAATGGCTGACACTGCTCCGCCATATGGCCACGGAAGCGCCATCCAAAGACGTGAAGGCCAACGCCATCCGGTGGCTCGGCCGGCTGGACGGAGGCACCAGCAGGGACGTGTTCGCGCAGGTGCTCGCCAGCGCCGCCACGTCAGGGGAGGACGCCCTCAAATCCTTCAGCCGCCCATTGG
Proteins encoded in this window:
- a CDS encoding HEAT repeat domain-containing protein, which produces MTSLPSLVWSSRESIRAQLISLLNATPPESLDTRRRIVWMLGSFGGVEQLPLFRELLLNPNEDFYLRDLALRAGAKHGLELSEQEFLHLDAESRDRSGPAFVVLQLLSFARLASFGPAMEEALLRLSPGLRAYLLVAQRRNPSAPQSPKRSRPTGAPVSRLNRGSTLLPILSRSVVNQPPAFPEWLFARWYHADRHLLQEEQVDSCQRLNLCVALAWRERPEVWPLFTEWAAEAPDWDELRVDWGVSRDELARITRTAPGLHQRAAEALSLPLPDLIAHWGEEPLLLRIERALRTESMASRVPCLVVKHPHAYAWARDLLFDWDVAQRRVLYPFLCDAVMASEVRSDLLEHLSDHDRSAAVRWALAAGRYPGNTAPINTVLRHVVAHTPTAEDRPLLLSALHGANEQMRGLAVSGLVALGESGPAWTDTLRALVHESSPDIRIPAAAGLVQQGQREWLTLLRHMATEAPSKDVKANAIRWLGRLDGGTSRDVFAQVLASAATSGEDALKSFSRPLAVAPEVEAALEALSHGGTDEDLCLLLNAGLRLGCPLLLEELWSHHLARPEDRMSHNEPAGG
- a CDS encoding YqiA/YcfP family alpha/beta fold hydrolase; its protein translation is MSASTTSPSAVGPRWLYLHGFASGPDSKKGVAVARHYAEQGIAVERLNLRVPSLEQLRLSAMLDTVLAAMGGPEERVVLLGSSLGGLTAARVAEQDARVCALVLLAPAFRVVPQLRRRMGDAAWRHWETSGWIETDDFVTQRKVRIHSGFIADAEGVDARTGGWPDVRVPTLIIHGRQDDTCDVRTSRQWAEGKRHVRMVEVDDGHELTASLPTILEETEVFLQPWGARAARAQSSMP